AGCCCTTTGCCTATATCTGACACCATTAACTAGTGCCAAACTCGAGTAGTCTAGACTACTCAGTGATGACTAAGTAGTGAGAACTAAGCAGTAATGACTAAGCAGTAATGACTAAGTAGTAATGACCATGGTTATTACTTACTGCTTGCTTTCTTGAGCATACGCTCTGCTTTTTCTGCTGACGCTTCTGCTTTCTTCATCGCTTCTTGAGCCATCATTAACGCTTCTTCAGCTTTACGATATGCGTCATCCGCTTTACCTTCAGCACTAGTAGCTTTGGTCATCGCTGCGCCTGCGGCTGTTTTAGCAGAACTTGCTGCACTTTGTGCTTGAGCAGCTTCTTGAGCGGCTGAGTTAAGCGTAGCCTGATCATCTTTTGACAAGCTTGCGCAACCGGTTGCTAGAGCCATTGTAGTTACAGCACCTAACGCGACTAATTTTTTCAACATTGTATTACTCCATTATTTAGCGGTATGCTCTTCGATCTTTCCTTCTTTAAAGTCTTACAGATATTTTACCCCCATAAGACCCTGAGAATTTTTCTGCCACAAGCGGCTAAATACTTAGTCTAGTCAGTAATTTATAAAAATAAAATCAGTTTTTATATAATTATTTAAGATAGTTACACTAATTTGCTTTAAAGAATGGGAGCAAATGATTAAAATTTGCTCCTTTTTTGTTCGAATA
This genomic window from Alkalimarinus sediminis contains:
- a CDS encoding alanine-zipper protein; translation: MLKKLVALGAVTTMALATGCASLSKDDQATLNSAAQEAAQAQSAASSAKTAAGAAMTKATSAEGKADDAYRKAEEALMMAQEAMKKAEASAEKAERMLKKASSK